One Aliiroseovarius sediminilitoris DNA window includes the following coding sequences:
- a CDS encoding GntR family transcriptional regulator, whose product MTQSRDVQLLADKAQEELWSALRTGKLRGGQFISISQLVALLDFPIAAVREAVKQASSQGLVATFPKRGVQVMEALPDTIRECLDFRMVLDQEGARRRISRNALSGLNALRQQHDAMRKAAQADAGPELPPKAIAVDLSLHNYLAGGLENSQLVAAYDANRMRIAIIQNVRPFLQDRIVSAMDEHLAIIDAMHNRDIERALQAIDHHCAQTLRWWGVA is encoded by the coding sequence GTGACCCAATCACGCGACGTTCAACTTCTGGCCGATAAGGCGCAGGAAGAATTGTGGTCCGCGTTGCGAACCGGCAAGCTGCGCGGTGGTCAGTTCATTTCCATCTCGCAACTGGTTGCCCTGCTGGACTTTCCGATTGCAGCGGTGCGTGAGGCCGTGAAGCAGGCCAGTTCGCAAGGTCTGGTCGCCACATTTCCAAAGCGCGGTGTGCAGGTGATGGAAGCCCTTCCCGACACCATTCGCGAGTGTCTCGATTTCCGTATGGTGCTGGACCAGGAGGGCGCACGGCGACGGATATCGCGCAACGCCTTGTCGGGTTTGAACGCCCTGCGCCAGCAACACGACGCGATGCGCAAGGCCGCACAGGCCGATGCAGGGCCGGAGCTTCCGCCAAAGGCCATCGCTGTCGATCTGTCACTGCATAATTATCTAGCCGGAGGGCTGGAAAACTCTCAACTGGTGGCCGCTTATGATGCCAACCGAATGCGCATCGCGATCATCCAGAATGTGCGCCCGTTTCTTCAGGATCGTATCGTTTCGGCGATGGACGAACATCTGGCAATCATAGATGCCATGCACAACAGAGATATCGAGCGCGCGTTGCAGGCTATTGACCATCACTGCGCACAAACGCTGCGTTGGTGGGGCGTTGCTTGA